A window from Rana temporaria chromosome 8, aRanTem1.1, whole genome shotgun sequence encodes these proteins:
- the LOC120910144 gene encoding gastrula zinc finger protein XlCGF52.1-like — protein MEEGEMITESKQENSAQHMETSRQYTCNISEEHLLFPPDYNTEDQGLAQRSPGVNPIAVNRHQGPYHLDPSNPEEPSDNPHTNSPDLNRRDDRATGPSNAKESLRNRRNPTEEPSWSCSVCLKSFTGNRTLLRHQKIHTGERPFSCSECGKCFVQKGVLITHQRIHTGERPHSCSECEKSFIHKRDLQKHQKIHTGEFPHSCSECGKGFIKNGDLLRHRRTHTGERPFSCLECGKSFSEKKTLLRHQRSHTGERPYSCTECGKSFMVKGDLCKHKKIHTGERPYSCSECEKSFSEKRTLLRHQRSHTGERPYACLECGKCFIQTSDLRIHQRSHTGERPYSCSVCGKSLITRNALVRHKRIHTGERPYSCSVCAKSFNERGDRVKHERIHTREQPFTC, from the exons atggaggagggggagatgattaCGGAAAGTAAACAGGAGAACTCTGCTCAACATATGGAAACAA GCAGGCAATATACTTGTAATATCTCTGAGGAACATCTTCTATTCCCTCCCGATTATAACACAGAAGATCAAGGCCTTGCACAACGTTCTCCAGGAGTAAATCCCATTGCTGTAAATAGACATCAGGGACCTTATCATTTGGACCCCTCTAATCCTGAGGAACCCTCTGATAATCCACATACGAATAGTCCAGATTTGAATAGAAGAGACGATCGAGCAACGGGTCCATCTAATGCCAAGGAATCTCTAAGGAATAGAAGAAATCCCACAGAAGAGCCTTCATGGTCATGTTCAGTTTGCCTAAAATCTTTTACCGGAAACAGAACACTTCTTAGACACCAAAAAAttcacacgggcgagcgtcccttctcgtgttcagagtgcgggaaatgttttgttcAGAAAGGAGTCCTTATTACGCACCAAAGAATTCACACAGGGGAGCGTCCCCATTCATGCTCCGAGTGCGAGAAAAGTTTCATTCATAAAAGGGACCTTCAAaaacaccagaaaattcacacggGTGAATTCCCTCAttcgtgttcagagtgtgggaaaggtTTTATTAAGAACGGAGACCTTCTCAGACATCGTAGAACGCACACGggggagcgtcctttttcatgtttagagtgcgggaaatctttcagtgagaaaaaaacacttcttagacaccagagaagtcacacgggcgagcgtccctattcatgtACAGAATGTGGGAAAAGTTTCATGGTCAAAGGAGACCTTTGTAAGCACAAAAAAATTCACACGGGCGAGCGGCcttattcgtgttcagagtgcgagAAATCTTTCAGTGAGAAAAGAACACTTCTTagacaccagagaagtcacacgggCGAGCGTCCTTATGCATGTctggagtgcgggaaatgttttatacaGACATCAGACCTCCGTatacaccagagaagtcacacgggCGAGCGGCCTTATTCGTGTTCAGTGTGCGGGAAAAGTTTGATTACGAGAAATGCTCTTGTTAGACacaagagaattcacacgggtgagcgtccttactCGTGTTCAGTTTGCGCAAAATCTTTTAATGAGAGGGGAGACCGCGTTAAACATGAGAGAATTCACACCAGGGAACAGCCTTTCACATGTTAA